In Thermanaerothrix sp., the DNA window CCTCTCCTCGAAGGTCAACCCCTGAGGGCAGTAGCCGCCGTCGTACACCGCATGACAGGACGTCTGATCGGACAGGAGCTCAACTTTTACGTTCCTATCGACGCAGTACTGGAGAAGATCCACTATGTTGCCGTGGTAAGCGATGGACAAGGGCTCCCTCTTGGACAAAGCGTCATTGGCCCAGGCGAAGACCTCGTCCAGGTTGGACGAGCACTTGCTGACCCAACCCTGATCCAGCCTGGTCTTTATCCTGCTGTAATCCACCTCCGCCACTATTCCCACCGCTCCGGCTATCTCCGCCGCCTTCGGCTGGGCCCCGCTCATGCCGCCAAGGCCGGAGGATATGAAGAGGTGCCCTCTAAGATCCTCGTCGTCCCTTATGCCCAGCTTGAGCCTCCCGGCGTTGAGGATGGTGTTGAAGGTGCCGTGCACTATCCCCTGGGGACCTATGTACATCCATCCACCCGCGGTCATCTGGCCGTAGTTGGCCACCCCAAGCTGGGTGGCCAGGTGCCAGTCGCTTGGGTTGTCGTATATGCCCACCATGAGACCGTTGGTGATTATCACCCTTGGAGCTTCCGGATGGGACTTAAAAAGGCCCAGGGGATGCCCCGACTGGATCACCAGGGTCTGGTCCTGGGTCATCACCTGCAGGTATTTCATTATCAGGCGGTACTGCATCCAGTTCTGGCATACCTGACCGGTCTCGCCGTAGGTGACCAGCTCATAGGGATACAGGGCCACCTCAAAGTCCAGGTTGTTGTCTATCATCACCTGGAAGGCCTTCCCCTCGATGCAGCGGCCCTCGTACTGATCTATGGGCTTGCCCCATATCCTGCCCTTGGGACGGAAACGATAGCCGTATATGCGCCCCCGGGTCATAAGCTCGTTAAGGAACTCCGGGGCTAGCTTCTCGTGATACTCCTCGGGTATGTAGCGCAGGGCGTTTTTAAGCGCCACCACCGTTTGAGCCTCCGTCAAGGTAAATCCCCTGTCCGGGGCCCTCCTTATGCCGGGCTCAAAGGGGGGTATCTCGTCGGGTATCTCGTCCAACCTGACCGTCATGGCCTGCCTTATGTCCTGGTTCGACAGCATGCGGATCTCCTCCTTGTTGGAAGGTCTTGGATCTTCCGCAAATTCTAAACCATACCTCAATCAACGTCAAATATGCGTCTATAAATCATCAAAAAACCACCCCCACCCCAAGACCGCACAACTTCAAGGTTTTTGTGGTATTCTAGTAAATTGCGCTCCAAAGAGGGCAAAATCAAAGAGGAAAAGAAGGTATGTCTACGATGAAACCCCATGAGATGATAAGAAACGTGGCCATAATAGCCCACATAGACCACGGCAAGACCACGCTGATAGACTCCATCTTCAAGGCCGCCAGGACCTTCAGGGAAAACGCCAGGCTTTCGGAGAGGATAATGGACAGCAACGACCTGGAGAGGGAAAGGGGCATAACCATAAAGGCCAAACACTGCACCGTAACCTGGGGGGACTACAAGATAAACATAGTGGACACCCCAGGACACGCGGATTTCTCCGGCGAGGTGGAACGGGTGCTCTCCCTGGTGGACTCCGCCCTGCTGCTGGTGGACGCCGTTGAAGGCCCCATGCCACAGACCAGGTACGTTCTGTCCCGGGCCCTTAAGATGGGGCTTCGTCCCATCGTCATCGTAAACAAGGTGGACCGCCCACACGGGGACCCCTCCGCGGCGCTCAACAAGACGTTCGACCTCTTCGTGGAGCTAGGCGCCTCGGACGAGCAGTGCGACTTCCCCATCCTGTACGGATCGGGCTTGAACGGATGGGTGGTGAAGGACCTTAACTCCCCAAGGGAGGGCATGGAGGACCTCTTCGACACCATAATCCGTTTCGTACCCCCACCCAAGGCGGACCCCGACGGCGACTTCCTCATGCAGGTCTGCACCCTGGCCTGGAGCGACTACTTGGGACAGATAGGCTGCGGCAAGATACTAAGCGGAACTATTAGACGCTCCAAGAGGCTGAACCAGGTGAGGGTGGCTTGGACGGACCGGCAAAGGGGGGAGTTCCAGACCATATGGTCCGGGGAGACATCCTGCGAGCACCTCTTCGTCACCCAGGGGCTTGAACGGGTTGAGGTGGAGGAAGCCGGCGCGGGAGACATAGTTTGGTTCTCCGGCCCCGACGAGATAGCCCTGGGGGACACCTTCATGGATACCCAGTCCCAATCGTCCCCCCTTCCGCCCCTCGACGTGGAGGAACCCACCGTATCCATGTTCTTCCTCGTCAACAACGGCCCCTTCGCCGGCAAGGAGGGACAGGCGGTGACATTAAGGCAGCTCAAGGCAAGGCTTGAGCGGGAGAGCAAGACCGACGTGGCCCTAAAGGTGGAGGACGCGGGACGCCACGACGGCCTTAAGGTATCCGGCAGGGGGGAGCTTCACCTGGCCATCCTCATAGAGGAGATGCGCCGGGAAGGGATGGAGTTCTGCGTCTCAAGGCCCGAGGTCATAACCTCCAGGGACGACAACGGCAACCTGCAAGAGCCCGTCGAGGAGCTCACCATAGACGTGCCAGAGGAGTTTCAGGGCACGGTGATCCAGAAGCTGGCGCTTCGCAAGGGAGAGATGGTCTCCATGGAAAACCACGGCACCGGCACCGTGAGGCTAAGCTACGTGATCCCCACAAGGGGGCTCATAGGCTACAGGGGCGAGTTCCTCACCGACACCAAGGGCCTTGGCACCATGTCCAGCCGGGTCATCGGCCACGCCCCCTGGGCGGGGGAGATATCCGGCCGCGCCAGGGGGTCCATGATAAGCGTTGACGACGGCCAGGCCACATCCTACGCACTGGAAAACCTGCAGGTCCGGGGCACCCTCTTCGTATCCCCAGGGGAAGAGGTCTACTGCGGAATGGTGGTGGGGGAGCACTCCAGGGGCAACGACCTGCCCTGCAACCCAGCCAAGAAGAAGCAGCTAACAAACCATCGCTCCGCCACCAAGGACGCCACGGTCATCCTTAACGCCCCCAAGCAGCTCACCGTGGAAGGGGCCCTGGAATGGATAGCCGACGACGAGCTGGTGGAGATAACCCCTTCCTCCATAAGGATAAGGAAGGCCATACTGGACCCCAACGAGAGGAAGAAGGCATCTAAGGCCCTGTAGCCCCTGGCAAGGGGTAGGTTCTTGAAGTTAAAAAACAAGCCCGGGGACGCCACGCCCCGGGCTTAGCTCATTCTACAGTTTTAGGGGGCGAACCAATCCTTGGAACGGTTACGAAGTCCTCCAACCCCGCCCACCTGCGGTAAGCCTCCTGGGATTTTGGCGACGAACCTAGGTCCAGCCCCGAAGGGGACCCATCGGGCTTAAGGGCCTTGTCCCACCAGGCCACCGCCCTCAACCCCCTGTGCCGTTCCGCAAGAAAAGCCCTGAAGGCATCCTCTATCCAAAGGGGCTTATTAATATCAGGCCCATCCGCCACCGACCACTCAAGGACGGCCAGAGGCTTCGACCTGGATATGCCCCTTAGCCTCGTGATGGCGCGATCCAACAGGCCGTCCATGCCCCTGAGGGGCCTAGTGCCCAACCGGCCGTAAAGGCTCACCCCCATCCAGTCCACCACGTGGTCTCCGGGATAGTAAAACCTCCCCTGGTTCCAAGGCGCATCGGGACCAGGCCGCTCCGCCAGGTGAAAGACCCACGTCACGTTACGGGTCCCCTGGGCGTCAAATATCCCTACAAATCGCCTGAAGGCATCCCTGAACCGCTCCGGTCCGTCCGGAACCTTGAGGTCCCCGTAACCGTCGGTCACGCTCCCCCCGTTAAAACGCCCCGACCAAGGGAACCACCCGCCGTCCGCCTCGGGGCCGAAGGTGATCATCACCGGGAAGCCAAGGGCCCTCACTTCCCTCGCCGCCTCCGCTATCTGACGGTCGTAAACCCCATCAAGTATCCTCCTAAGGCTTATCTTCCACTCCGGCCGGTTCTGAACCCTTTGGGACCAGGGCATGACCCCTATCAATGGAACTATTCCCCTGTTCCACAGGGCCCTGCACTGATCCGCCGGGAACTTGGACTCCCCGTCCCAGTTCCAGCTTAGGTACATCCATGCCATGCCCCTGCCGGTAAGGGCCACGAAGCGGTCCAACTCCTCCTCCATCAGGACGTCGTCATAGGGACCGGAGTAGGGGTGTGCCGAAAGGTAAATCCCCCTCTCCGGAGGCAGTACCTTGAGTGTCTCCAGTCCAGCGGCCCCGGCGGCCATAAGGGTGGTCAACATAAGGCCCCCTGCGGCCAAGGCCCCAAGGGACCGCACAAAGCCCATCAGGAAGCCTCCTTCTTGCCCTTCTTAATCGATAAGGCCACGTACACAGCTACCAAGAGGGCGACGAAGGCTATTAGCCCAAAGGACGCCCGGCCCACCGCCCTGTGCACCATTTCCTGGTTGCTGCCGAACCAATACCCCGCCAGGGCAAGGACCACCACCCATATGCCAGAACCCAGGGCGGTGTAGAAGGAGAAGGACCATAGGGACATCCTGGAGACCCCGGCGGGAAGGGATATGTACTGCCTTATGACCGGCAGGAGCCGCCCGGTGAAGGTGCTCACGTGGCCGTGTCGGGCAAAGAACCTCTCCGCCTTGTCCAAGGCCGACGGGGTGACCCCAAAGTAACGTCCGTACCTCTCGAAGAAGGGTCGCCCAAACCTGACCGCCACCCAATAGTTGAACCAAGCCCCCAAAAGGCTCCCCAATATCCCGGAGGCTATAACCGCCCATAGGTTCATCCTTCCAAGGCTCGCCAGATACCCCGCCGGGGGGACCACCACCTCGCTTGGGAAAGGAAAGAACGAGGACTCCAAGAACATGAGGCCCACCACCCCTGGGTACCCCATCTTGCCTATGGTTCCCACAAGAAAATCCACCAGATGATGCAGAATATCCGTCAACTACAACTCTCCCCTCATCCTATCCACCCAAAGATCCAGGTTAAAATCCCCAAAGATCCCGCTCACCCAATCGGGGGAACCGCCCCCCTTAAGACCAAGGTCCCTGTTCCCCTTAAGCCATTTGGAGAGGTCCAGCGCCACATCCCCACCGCGGCAAATGGCAAAACGATTTGTCCCGCCGCTAAGACACACCCCAACGGCGATGCACTTGGGATCCTCCGCCGCCTTGGCCCTTAGCGGATGGGTCATCATCTCCGACGGAAGATCCCCCAAGGACAAGAGATCCATCACGAAGATGTTTACCCCCTTAAGACGTACCTCGTTCATCGGGAAAACTAGAAAGGGCCTAAGCCTCTCCAGCAGCTTTCCCTTGGACTTTGCATCCTCCTTTGCGCTCATATAAACCTTCTCTATCTCATCGGGCTGACAACCCACGTCCCTGGAGAAACGGCGT includes these proteins:
- a CDS encoding urocanate hydratase, with the protein product MLSNQDIRQAMTVRLDEIPDEIPPFEPGIRRAPDRGFTLTEAQTVVALKNALRYIPEEYHEKLAPEFLNELMTRGRIYGYRFRPKGRIWGKPIDQYEGRCIEGKAFQVMIDNNLDFEVALYPYELVTYGETGQVCQNWMQYRLIMKYLQVMTQDQTLVIQSGHPLGLFKSHPEAPRVIITNGLMVGIYDNPSDWHLATQLGVANYGQMTAGGWMYIGPQGIVHGTFNTILNAGRLKLGIRDDEDLRGHLFISSGLGGMSGAQPKAAEIAGAVGIVAEVDYSRIKTRLDQGWVSKCSSNLDEVFAWANDALSKREPLSIAYHGNIVDLLQYCVDRNVKVELLSDQTSCHAVYDGGYCPQGLTFEERTKLLKEDRTRFCELVDQSLRKHFELIKILTQRGAYFFDYGNSFLKAVFDAGVKEVSKNGVDDKDGFIFPSYVEDIMGPMLFDYGYGPFRWVCLSGRPEDLRKTDQAAMECIDPNRRGQDRDNWVWIRDAEKNKLVVGTQARILYQDAEGRVRIALRFNEMVRKGEVGPIMLGRDHHDVSGTDSPFRETANIKDGSNMMAEMATHCFAGNAARGMSLIALHNGGGVGIGKSINGGFGLVLDGSHRVDEIIKSALSWDVMGGVARRAWARNRNAIEVSREYNLKSDGRDHITLPYVPKEGLVEELVSRAFSGK
- the typA gene encoding translational GTPase TypA; the encoded protein is MSTMKPHEMIRNVAIIAHIDHGKTTLIDSIFKAARTFRENARLSERIMDSNDLERERGITIKAKHCTVTWGDYKINIVDTPGHADFSGEVERVLSLVDSALLLVDAVEGPMPQTRYVLSRALKMGLRPIVIVNKVDRPHGDPSAALNKTFDLFVELGASDEQCDFPILYGSGLNGWVVKDLNSPREGMEDLFDTIIRFVPPPKADPDGDFLMQVCTLAWSDYLGQIGCGKILSGTIRRSKRLNQVRVAWTDRQRGEFQTIWSGETSCEHLFVTQGLERVEVEEAGAGDIVWFSGPDEIALGDTFMDTQSQSSPLPPLDVEEPTVSMFFLVNNGPFAGKEGQAVTLRQLKARLERESKTDVALKVEDAGRHDGLKVSGRGELHLAILIEEMRREGMEFCVSRPEVITSRDDNGNLQEPVEELTIDVPEEFQGTVIQKLALRKGEMVSMENHGTGTVRLSYVIPTRGLIGYRGEFLTDTKGLGTMSSRVIGHAPWAGEISGRARGSMISVDDGQATSYALENLQVRGTLFVSPGEEVYCGMVVGEHSRGNDLPCNPAKKKQLTNHRSATKDATVILNAPKQLTVEGALEWIADDELVEITPSSIRIRKAILDPNERKKASKAL
- a CDS encoding glycoside hydrolase family 26 protein; the protein is MGFVRSLGALAAGGLMLTTLMAAGAAGLETLKVLPPERGIYLSAHPYSGPYDDVLMEEELDRFVALTGRGMAWMYLSWNWDGESKFPADQCRALWNRGIVPLIGVMPWSQRVQNRPEWKISLRRILDGVYDRQIAEAAREVRALGFPVMITFGPEADGGWFPWSGRFNGGSVTDGYGDLKVPDGPERFRDAFRRFVGIFDAQGTRNVTWVFHLAERPGPDAPWNQGRFYYPGDHVVDWMGVSLYGRLGTRPLRGMDGLLDRAITRLRGISRSKPLAVLEWSVADGPDINKPLWIEDAFRAFLAERHRGLRAVAWWDKALKPDGSPSGLDLGSSPKSQEAYRRWAGLEDFVTVPRIGSPPKTVE
- a CDS encoding DedA family protein; the protein is MTDILHHLVDFLVGTIGKMGYPGVVGLMFLESSFFPFPSEVVVPPAGYLASLGRMNLWAVIASGILGSLLGAWFNYWVAVRFGRPFFERYGRYFGVTPSALDKAERFFARHGHVSTFTGRLLPVIRQYISLPAGVSRMSLWSFSFYTALGSGIWVVVLALAGYWFGSNQEMVHRAVGRASFGLIAFVALLVAVYVALSIKKGKKEAS